The stretch of DNA ATGCAGCGCTGCCAGGAGCAGGCACAGGGTTCTGTGCTcacagcctgggctggtggtgTCCCCATGGCTCTGCCATGGCTCAGGGACTCGTGCCACCTCTCCAGCACCGCACTTACCCACCTATGTCCCCTGCTTCCTGCCCAGTCATGCTGGGCTCAAATGAGCTTCCCCAGGCACCAAAACCAAGGATGAGGTCAGAGCCCTAGAGCAGTGTTGAGCCATGGGAtgtagcagcagctgctgctttggaggAACACAGCAGGGCAAATGCTGAGCTACACAGCTCCCATCACTTTGGGCTCAAAACATAGGGACAGGCAGGTGCGCTCCACACAGCTCAGCCCACAATCCCTCCCTGCTGACATCTCGGCTTTGCTCTCCCTACAGGAGAAGAAGGGCCAGGAGGTAAAGAAGGGCCCCGAGGTGGAGATCGCCAAGCTGGACAAGCTGCTGATGCTGGTGCGGGAGCCAGATGGCAGGGACCAGGGGCAGGCAGACAAAGCCCTGCTTTGACCAGCAGCTGCTTGGCAcactctgctttctccttgcaTAGCACGAGGGCTTCGCCCCCATGCCTGGGTGAATAAAGAGAGGCACTGAAAGTGCTGTAGTGTGTCAATGTGCCATCCTGGTTCTGCCGTGAGCAGTGCCCAAGGAGCCACATGTGGGTCAGTTACACATGGGACCCCACTGTTTCAGGGCTTTGCAGCACAGGGGtcagctgctgtggggctgtggtgAAAGCAGGAGCCACGGTGACCTTGCTACATGCTGATGAGCAGGGATACATTGCCTCTATCTCgtgtgcagccaggagcagggcccTGCGGTGCCAGTTCTTAGTGTGGCTGTGGGTGTACTCCATGCCCACGTACATCCCCTGCATGTGCCATGCACTCTACAGGGATGGAAGCCACAGTACCAccagcaccagggctgctgcctgctctagGAGGTGAGCACCTGGCTGGGCTTCTCACCTGGCATTCAGAGGCTCAGAGGGACCCAGCACAGTGCCTACAGCCCTGAGGGACAGCCCCAGAGCACCACGCAGTGCCAGGGGGAGGACATGAGGCATCCTCCCACGTCCTCGTGTGCAGGACAGAGCTCAGAGACACTTCCTGACTCCTACGATCTGTTtattaatctaaaaaaaaaaagaaagaaagaaaggaaaaaaaaaaccacgacTACAAAGGGACGTGTTAGCTATGCTTGATGTGGGAAGGAGCCAGTCCTGGCGGAAGGACCCCAGCCTGCATCCCTCCCAGCACACCCCCCATCTCCAGCCCTTATTGCAGCGGACCAGGCACCCCAGGGCCTCGCTCTGGCTATTGCTTGGCTCTAGGATGGGCAGGGCAGAGCCCCCCCCGACTCACAAGAAGGACAGGGAAACACTGACCACATCCCTTGCTGCACAGCCACTGTGGCACCAGAGAGGGGTCCAGGCTGCACCCCTGTCCCCGGGCACTGGGGCTGGAAGACCCTTCGATGCCGCTGCACCAGGCACACGAACTGACCCCACAGCTTTGAAATATCCCCATCTTTCTGTGGGCTCAGGTGGGCAGCAGTGAGACGTGGGGAGGTGCCAGCGATCCCCAACCaacacagcacacacagagGTGCCCATCACGGCAGCAACAGGGACAGCAACAGGGAGAAGGACGCAGCAGCAGTCCCTGCCCATGAGctgcccccagctgcaggcaggcccAGGGAGGGCACAGGGTGAGCAGATGCTAATGGACAGATCCAGGACAAACGGACAAACTGAGCAGCCCTCTGCACCCTGGCGACTCCCCAAACCAAACCCGGGGCAGGTGGGTGCCGGGTGCCCCCTGCTCTCCACACCCCGCAGCCACCCTGGTCGCTGGGTCCCACGGGCAGGTGCCACCCCGCAGCAGCCTCCCGCAGGGGATGGGCCCTGTGCTGGCCCCGCTCAGCTCCGCGGCACAGCGAGGtgctgctggccacctctccaCATGCCACTGTCCCCGAGAGAAGGGCAGCGTGCATCCCCGAAAGCGGGCTGTCCCCAGATGCGAGGTGACATCGAGGGCGGTGCACGTCCCCAGCCGCCGTCTCTCCATCACCGCAGCCGGGGACCGGGGGCTGAAGGGCTCCGCTcggtgtcactgtccctgcgCACAGCTTTGCGTCCCGCCGGCTCTCATCGCCGCGcgctcagggctgcagcaggtaCTTCTCCTCGTTCCTCGCTTCGTCCGCGTCGGAGGCCGGGCTCTTCTTGGGGCACGACGGGGTCCTGCAGGCCTTGCAGAGGATGTGgaagaggatgaggatgagCAGAGCGATGATGCAGTTAAAAGAGATGGCAACGACCGCTCCGGTAGAGAGAGCCGTCCCCATCGCCGCCGCCCCGCGGGACGAAGCGGAGCCCCCGGCTCGGGACGCGGCCTCCGCCCGATGGCATTGGCGGGGACAGAGGGGACGGCGGCGGtgcgggcggcgggcggcgggacGGCGTCACCCCGGCGCGGCCCGGACAGCGTCGGTGCGGCCTCGGCGGCGCGGGATCGTCGGAGCGGCCCCTCCGGCGGCGCTGCGGCGACGCGGGGTCTCCTCTGCCGTGAACCTAGAGGGGAGAAAGGACCGTCACCGCCGGCACGAGGGGACGGCACCGAGCACGAAGAGGCCTGCAGcgcccacccccagccccgAGGGGGCTCCGCGGGACGGAGGCTGCGACCTCCCGGCGGGGTGCGCACCTTCCCATTCCGTGCCCGCAACAAGTCCCGTCCCGGCTCGTCCCGGCCCCGCAGTTACCTGCCGCCGCCGCGGCCGCTCCGCCCCGGGAGCCGCCGCTCGGAGCCGCGTCTGTCCCTCGGGGTCCCGGCGCGGAGCGCGTCCCGATCCCGGCGCTCGGCGCGGGTCCGCCGCCGCCTCCCTCCGCCCCGCGCGCTGCCGCTGCCTCCCGCCGCTCCAGGAGGGGAGGGGCGGGACCTGCAGCTGCCCCGCCCACAACCGCTGGTGTCCGCCCCGCCCCCCCGCACCGCGCAGCCATTGGGCGAGCGCTCTGCGCTGGCCCCACCCCTCGGCGCGCGCTGCTGGGGACCCGCTGCCGCGCGCGGTGCGGTGCGGGCGCAGACGGGGGATGATGCGTGCGCTGCCCGCGCTGCTGTGCACACCCCAGCCCCTTGTCTGCGCTGGCACAGTGGTGAGGATGGAGCAGCTGTAGGGCCCTGCCGGGGACACACGCAGAGTGCCCCAGGGAGGGGGGGGCA from Numida meleagris isolate 19003 breed g44 Domestic line chromosome Z, NumMel1.0, whole genome shotgun sequence encodes:
- the ENHO gene encoding adropin, which produces MGTALSTGAVVAISFNCIIALLILILFHILCKACRTPSCPKKSPASDADEARNEEKYLLQP